A portion of the Diprion similis isolate iyDipSimi1 chromosome 4, iyDipSimi1.1, whole genome shotgun sequence genome contains these proteins:
- the LOC124405869 gene encoding DET1 homolog, which translates to MAGAEGRVEFVTEQCPIKPRRIGPQNIVVRLRRREMLGCRYPGTHVLVARQFYQNVFPNFTVVNVEKPPCFLRKFSPDGRYLVAFSSDQTSIEVYEYRGASAAAALLADCKGEYVGHKNDERTFRIRSSVFNQFFKAKWIVNVAQSNEQLNRECSLFTDDGRYVIVGSAAYIPDELRPHFYQIYSNNEALTPNPRSPLEDYSLHLVDLRAGRLCDTRHFKVDKIYLSHNQGLYLFKDILAVLSVQHQTIHIFQILDGMFINVRTIGRFCLEDDGYLVTTAWPTVNSRPFRDVTINSLKHKLLVYLFKRAKCISDSTRDPYELRRFYQYFDQLKALRMWKMQLLDTNHILVRYASEEVATLQASEPNAQPALLVVYDMVTAKVLAAYDNASTQLLTQFENFSDFFRNARMSTDRQYMCSPSNNIYARLIQQRFKQTIVSARYGGQTEATKRLLAQLPISAQSYSSSPYLDLSLFCYDDKWVSMMERPKACGEHPIRFYARDSGLLKFRIYAGMLGRVTPVVARRLVAFTFHPSDPFAISVQRTNAEYIVNFHVRHI; encoded by the exons ATGGCAGGAGCGGAAGGGCGGGTGGAATTCGTGACAGAACAATGTCCAATAAAACCGCGAAGGATCGGTCCCCAGAACATAGTGGTTCGTCTGCGTCGACGGGAGATGCTGGGCTGCAGATACCCGGGTACCCACGTCCTCGTAGCGAGGCAATTCTACCAAAACGTATTCCCAAACTTCACCGTAGTAAACGTCGAGAAACCTCCCTGttttctgagaaaattcagCCCCGACGGAAGGTACCTCGTTGCTTTCAGCTCTGACCAAACGTCAATCGAAGTTTACGAGTACCGCGGAGCATCCGCCGCAGCCGCTCTCCTCGCCGATTGCAAGGGCGAATACGTTGGACACAAAAATGACGAGAGAACTTTTCGCATCAGAAGTAGCGTCTTCAACCAGTTTTTCAAG GCCAAATGGATTGTCAATGTTGCTCAAAGCAATGAACAGCTTAATCGAGAATGTAGTCTGTTCACGGATGATGGACGCTACGTGATCGTAGGATCCGCTGCTTACATACCAGACGAACTACGTCCTCACTTCTATCAG aTCTATTCCAATAATGAAGCGTTGACACCAAACCCTAGATCTCCCCTCGAAGACTACAGTCTTCACTTGGTTGATCTTCGTGCTGGACGACTATGTGATACTAGGCATTTCAAAGTGGATAAAATTTACCTGTCGCACAACCAAG gtttatatttattcaaggaCATCTTGGCTGTGCTTTCTGTTCAGCAtcaaactatacatatatttcaaatACTGGATGGAATGTTTATTAATGTCAGGACAATCGGCAG ATTCTGCTTGGAGGATGATGGATATCTAGTCACCACTGCTTGGCCTACAGTGAACTCCAGACCTTTCAGAGATGTTACAATAAACAGCCTGAAACATAAACTGCTTGTGTACTTGTTTAAACGGGCTAAATGCATCAGCGACTCGACAAGAGATCCGTATGAACTACGACGATTTTATCAGTATTTCGATCAG TTAAAGGCTCTGCGCATGTGGAAAATGCAATTGCTAGACACAAATCATATACTGGTAAGGTATGCTAGTGAGGAAGTGGCAACACTACAGGCAAGTGAACCAAATGCCCAACCAGCCCTTTTGGTTGTCTACGACATGGTTACTGCCAAAGTTTTAGCTGCCTATGATAATGCGTCTACTCAGCTGTTGACGCAGTTCGAAAATTTTagcgatttttttcgaaatgcaAGGATGAGTACTGATCGACAATACATGTGCTCACCGTCAAACAATATTTATGCAAG ACTGATACAGCAAAGGTTTAAGCAGACTATAGTTAGCGCGCGATATGGTGGTCAAACAGAAGCAACAAAAAGATTACTTGCTCAATTGCCAATTAGTGCCCAATCTTACTCCAGCTCTCCTTACCTCGATCTTTCGTTGTTCTGTTATGATGATAAATGGGTCTCGATGATGGAGCGGCCAAAGGCATGTGGCGAACATCCCATACG cTTTTATGCCAGAGATTCTGGATTACTTAAGTTCAGAATTTACGCTGGGATGCTGGGCCGAGTGACGCCAGTTGTTGCTAGAAGACTAGTCGCGTTCACATTTCACCCTAGTGATCCCTTCGCAATTTCTGTACAACGGACAAATGCTGAATATATTGTCAACTTTCATGTACGACATATTTAA